From a single Rosa rugosa chromosome 7, drRosRugo1.1, whole genome shotgun sequence genomic region:
- the LOC133720959 gene encoding guanylate kinase 2-like isoform X2, with protein MGEAPAFFGDELQEGYANGFDLKSKGGETSVDVGNRTYVIGGDCEESALSIGVRIFDKTSGEWINPTVLGTQPKPGKGHSAVLMGGDRILIIKSGSNSDDFAWFLEVDTQYVRQQKKILGTEVVAWSRGVRGSAEKPVVISGPSGVGKGTLISMLTNEYPSLFGFSVSHTTRAPRAMEKDGVHYHFIERSAMEKEIEDGKFLEFASVHGNLYGTSVEAVEAVADAGKICILDIDVQGARSVRASSLEALFIFVCPPSMEELEKRLRARGTETEEQVIKRLRNAKAEIEQGQSSGIFDHMLYNDDLEDSYKSLKVAYADIESSSFL; from the exons ATG GGAGAAGCCCCAGCATTCTTTGGTGATGAGCTTCAGGAGGGATATGCAAATGGGTTTGATCTGAAGTCCAAAGGCGGTGAAACCTCCGTTGACGTGGGCAACAGAACA TATGTGATTGGTGGAGACTGTGAGGAATCAGCACTATCAATTGGAGTTCGGATTTTTGACAAAACTAGTGGTGAATG GATAAATCCTACTGTGTTGGGGACGCAACCCAAACCAGGTAAAGGCCATTCTGCAGTGCTTATGGGTGGAGATCGAATATTGATTATTAAGAGTGGTTCAAATTCAGATGATTTCGCCTGGTTTCTTGAG GTGGACACCCAATATGTTAGGCAGCAGAAGAAAATTTTAGGCACAGAGGTTGTTGCTTGGAGTAGGGGTGTGAGAGGCAGTGCTGAGAAGCCAGTAGTTATTAGTGGTCCTTCTGGGGTAGGTAAGGGGACACTAATATCAATGCTCACGAACGAATATCCATCCCTGTTTGGATTCTCTGTGAGCCACACGACTCGTGCTCCAAGAGCTATGGAGAAGGATGGGGTTCATTATCATTTCATCGAGCGAAGTGCAATGGAGAAAGAGATAGAAGATGGGAAATTCCTTGAGTTTGCTTCTGTGCACGGAAATCTCTATGGAACTAGTGTTGAAGCAGTAGAAGCGGTAGCAGATGCTGGAAAG ATATGCATTCTTGACATTGATGTTCAAGGGGCAAGATCAGTGAGGGCTAGTTCGCTTGAAGCTCTCTTTATCTTTGTGTGTCCTCCCTCAATGGAGGAGCTTGAGAAGCGCCTTCGTGCAAG GGGAACCGAGACAGAGGAACAGGTCATAAAGAGACTTCGAAATGCCAAGGCAGAGATTGAGCAGGGGCAATCATCAGGCATCTTTGATCATATGTTGTATAATGATGATCTTGAAGATAGTTACAAGAGTCTTAAG gTAGCATACGCTGACATAGAGAGCTCCTCCTTTTTGTAG
- the LOC133720959 gene encoding guanylate kinase 2-like isoform X1: MGEAPAFFGDELQEGYANGFDLKSKGGETSVDVGNRTYVIGGDCEESALSIGVRIFDKTSGEWINPTVLGTQPKPGKGHSAVLMGGDRILIIKSGSNSDDFAWFLEVDTQYVRQQKKILGTEVVAWSRGVRGSAEKPVVISGPSGVGKGTLISMLTNEYPSLFGFSVSHTTRAPRAMEKDGVHYHFIERSAMEKEIEDGKFLEFASVHGNLYGTSVEAVEAVADAGKICILDIDVQGARSVRASSLEALFIFVCPPSMEELEKRLRARGTETEEQVIKRLRNAKAEIEQGQSSGIFDHMLYNDDLEDSYKSLKELLGLDESVAAPKSSSKVVDLFIDHSVSKIDNKIIINSRNPELERSSTNMIVLDVSSVKGGAPGRTRGLNIYTMDSILDGLAGITQ, translated from the exons ATG GGAGAAGCCCCAGCATTCTTTGGTGATGAGCTTCAGGAGGGATATGCAAATGGGTTTGATCTGAAGTCCAAAGGCGGTGAAACCTCCGTTGACGTGGGCAACAGAACA TATGTGATTGGTGGAGACTGTGAGGAATCAGCACTATCAATTGGAGTTCGGATTTTTGACAAAACTAGTGGTGAATG GATAAATCCTACTGTGTTGGGGACGCAACCCAAACCAGGTAAAGGCCATTCTGCAGTGCTTATGGGTGGAGATCGAATATTGATTATTAAGAGTGGTTCAAATTCAGATGATTTCGCCTGGTTTCTTGAG GTGGACACCCAATATGTTAGGCAGCAGAAGAAAATTTTAGGCACAGAGGTTGTTGCTTGGAGTAGGGGTGTGAGAGGCAGTGCTGAGAAGCCAGTAGTTATTAGTGGTCCTTCTGGGGTAGGTAAGGGGACACTAATATCAATGCTCACGAACGAATATCCATCCCTGTTTGGATTCTCTGTGAGCCACACGACTCGTGCTCCAAGAGCTATGGAGAAGGATGGGGTTCATTATCATTTCATCGAGCGAAGTGCAATGGAGAAAGAGATAGAAGATGGGAAATTCCTTGAGTTTGCTTCTGTGCACGGAAATCTCTATGGAACTAGTGTTGAAGCAGTAGAAGCGGTAGCAGATGCTGGAAAG ATATGCATTCTTGACATTGATGTTCAAGGGGCAAGATCAGTGAGGGCTAGTTCGCTTGAAGCTCTCTTTATCTTTGTGTGTCCTCCCTCAATGGAGGAGCTTGAGAAGCGCCTTCGTGCAAG GGGAACCGAGACAGAGGAACAGGTCATAAAGAGACTTCGAAATGCCAAGGCAGAGATTGAGCAGGGGCAATCATCAGGCATCTTTGATCATATGTTGTATAATGATGATCTTGAAGATAGTTACAAGAGTCTTAAG GAACTTTTGGGGCTGGATGAAAGTGTGGCTGCTCCTAAATCAT CATCTAAAGTGGTTGATCTGTTTATCGACCATTCCGTTTCCAAGATTGACAACAAAATCATCATAAACTCTAGAAACCCAGAACTGGAAAGGTCATCGACCAACAT GATTGTGCTCGATGTGTCATCCGTCAAAGGAGGAGCGCCTGGACGGACAAGAGGACTAAACATCTATACAATGGACTCAATTTTGGATGGTTTGGCCGGGATCACACAATGA